The genomic stretch GTTACATGTACGCGATCATTAAGACCGGTGGCAAACAATATCCTGTGTCGGTCGGCGACGTCCTTAGGGTCGAAAAGCTGGACGCATCCGAAGGAGACGAAATCACACTGAGCGATGTCCTCCTCGTGTCCTCGCCTGATTCCATCCTGATCGGGTCACCTCAAGTCCCCAACGCCTCAGTCCGGGCAAGGATCCTTGGTCACGGAAAGGCGGACAAGGTCGTCATCATGAAAAAGAAACGGCGAACCGGCTATAAGGTGAAAAGGGGTCATCGCCAACCCTATACCACCATCGAGATCCAGGAAGTGCGCGTATAGGAGGTCAATGGATCATGGCACATAAAAAGGCAGGCGGCAGTTCAAGAAATGGAAGGGACAGTGTCGGGCAAAGGCTTGGAGTCAAGCGTTTTGGCGGACAGACCGTTCGCGCTGGAAACATCCTCGTCAGGCAACGCGGGACCCGGTTTCATCCCGGACAAAATTGCGGCATGGGCAGGGACCATACCCTCTTTTCCCTGATCGACGGAACCGTGCGATTCGAAACGAGCAAAGCGAGAAAGATCGTAAGCGTCTATCCCGCGTAACAAATCCTTTTCCCCACAAA from Deltaproteobacteria bacterium encodes the following:
- the rplU gene encoding 50S ribosomal protein L21, producing MYAIIKTGGKQYPVSVGDVLRVEKLDASEGDEITLSDVLLVSSPDSILIGSPQVPNASVRARILGHGKADKVVIMKKKRRTGYKVKRGHRQPYTTIEIQEVRV
- the rpmA gene encoding 50S ribosomal protein L27, with the protein product MAHKKAGGSSRNGRDSVGQRLGVKRFGGQTVRAGNILVRQRGTRFHPGQNCGMGRDHTLFSLIDGTVRFETSKARKIVSVYPA